The following are encoded in a window of Gramella sp. MT6 genomic DNA:
- a CDS encoding histone deacetylase codes for MLKIANHPIYKHPLPEGHRFPMEKYDLLPKQLLHEGTCDENNFFEPDFPEESHILKVHEADYVKRLKNLELTKKEIRVSGFPLSQELVDREQIIADGTIKACHFALENGISMNIAGGTHHAYTNRAEAFCLLNDQAIGARYLQEKGLAKKILIVDLDVHQGNGTTEIFQNDDSVFTFSMHGKGNYPFRKERSDLDIELTDGTGDAEYLKKLKSTLSDLIEKTQPDFIFYLCGVDILETDKLGRLSCSISGCKERDRFVLQTCHDLGIPVECSMGGGYSKDIKLIIEAHANTYRLAQEIYF; via the coding sequence ATGCTAAAAATAGCCAATCATCCTATCTATAAGCATCCTTTACCAGAAGGGCATCGTTTCCCAATGGAAAAGTATGACCTGCTACCAAAACAGCTTTTACATGAAGGCACCTGTGACGAGAACAATTTCTTTGAGCCGGACTTTCCGGAGGAATCCCATATTTTGAAAGTTCATGAAGCAGATTATGTAAAGCGATTAAAGAACCTCGAATTAACAAAAAAGGAGATTCGCGTTTCCGGGTTTCCTTTATCGCAGGAATTAGTGGACCGCGAGCAGATCATTGCCGACGGAACTATAAAAGCCTGTCATTTTGCTTTGGAAAATGGCATTTCCATGAATATAGCCGGCGGAACACATCATGCCTATACCAACCGCGCAGAAGCTTTCTGTTTACTCAACGATCAGGCTATTGGAGCGAGATATCTTCAGGAGAAAGGCCTAGCAAAAAAGATCCTTATCGTAGATCTTGATGTCCACCAGGGAAATGGTACTACAGAGATCTTTCAGAATGATGATTCGGTTTTTACCTTTTCCATGCACGGGAAAGGAAATTATCCCTTTAGAAAAGAACGATCAGATCTTGACATTGAACTTACCGACGGGACAGGAGACGCTGAGTATCTCAAAAAATTAAAGTCTACCCTATCCGACCTAATTGAAAAGACACAACCTGATTTTATTTTTTATCTCTGCGGAGTCGATATTCTTGAAACGGATAAACTGGGAAGACTTTCCTGCTCAATTTCAGGATGTAAAGAGAGAGACCGGTTTGTACTACAAACCTGCCATGACCTGGGAATCCCGGTGGAATGTAGTATGGGCGGCGGCTACTCAAAAGATATAAAACTTATTATCGAAGCTCATGCCAATACCTATAGGCTAGCCCAGGAAATCTATTTTTAG
- the metG gene encoding methionine--tRNA ligase: MNKNPQRFTITAALPYTNGPIHIGHLAGVYVPADIYSRFLRMQGHDVAFVCGSDEHGVPITIKAKKEGVTPQDVVDKYNGIIKKSFEDFGVSFDNYSRTSGKTHHDTASAFFKKMYEDGKFIEETTKQLYDEEAGQFLADRFVTGTCPKCGNEEAYGDQCESCGTSLNATDLINPKSAITGAVPTLKETRHWFLPLDQYEDFLKEWILKGHKADWKSNVYGQVKSWIDDGLRARAVTRDLDWGIPVPVEGGDGKVLYVWFDAPIGYISSTKEWAEREGKDWEPYWKDENTKLVHFIGKDNIVFHCIIFPVMLKAHGEFILPENVPANEFLNLEGKKLSTSKNWAVWLHEYLEDFPGQQDVLRYVLTANAPETKDNDFTWKDFQARNNNELVAIFGNFINRVVVLTNKYYNGIVPEPGTYSEVDEKTVAELKAYPSVIASSIERYRFREAQGELMNLARLGNKYLADEEPWKLIKTDEERVKTIMYVALQIASALSIISEPFLPFTSAKLKKMLNHVDENSDNTPDWDIIGTKEALIPAGHQIGKAELLFSKIEDEQMEKQLEKLEATKTANAMEDQKAEPQKEIATFEDFTKMDLRVGTIIEAEKMPKTKKLMVLKVDTGIDKRTVVSGIAEHFKAEDIIGKKVTVLVNLAPRKLRGVESEGMILMTENAEGKLVFVNPDEDGVKNGTTIN; this comes from the coding sequence ATGAACAAAAATCCTCAGAGATTTACGATTACAGCGGCCTTACCTTATACCAACGGGCCTATTCATATTGGACATTTAGCCGGTGTTTATGTTCCGGCAGATATATATTCCCGTTTTTTACGAATGCAGGGGCACGATGTGGCCTTTGTTTGTGGTAGTGATGAGCATGGAGTGCCTATTACCATCAAAGCAAAAAAAGAAGGGGTAACTCCGCAAGATGTAGTTGATAAATACAACGGGATCATTAAAAAATCCTTTGAAGATTTTGGGGTAAGCTTTGACAATTACTCGCGTACTTCAGGCAAAACCCACCATGATACCGCTTCGGCATTTTTCAAAAAAATGTATGAAGATGGTAAATTTATTGAGGAGACTACCAAGCAGCTCTATGATGAGGAAGCGGGACAATTCCTGGCCGATAGATTCGTGACTGGAACCTGCCCTAAATGTGGCAATGAAGAAGCTTATGGAGACCAGTGTGAAAGCTGCGGAACTTCCCTGAACGCAACAGATCTTATAAATCCAAAATCTGCCATTACCGGTGCAGTTCCAACTTTAAAGGAAACCCGTCACTGGTTTCTTCCTTTAGATCAATATGAGGATTTCCTGAAAGAATGGATCCTTAAAGGTCATAAAGCCGACTGGAAATCTAACGTTTATGGTCAGGTGAAATCATGGATAGACGATGGACTACGTGCCCGTGCGGTAACCCGTGATCTGGATTGGGGAATTCCGGTGCCTGTTGAAGGCGGCGATGGTAAAGTTCTTTACGTGTGGTTCGATGCGCCTATAGGTTATATTTCTTCTACCAAAGAATGGGCTGAAAGAGAAGGCAAGGACTGGGAACCATACTGGAAAGATGAAAACACCAAGCTGGTACATTTTATTGGGAAAGATAATATCGTTTTCCATTGTATCATTTTCCCGGTGATGTTAAAAGCACACGGAGAATTTATACTTCCGGAAAATGTTCCTGCTAATGAGTTCCTGAATCTTGAAGGGAAGAAACTTTCAACTTCTAAGAACTGGGCGGTTTGGCTTCATGAATATCTTGAAGATTTTCCTGGACAACAGGATGTATTAAGATATGTGCTTACGGCCAACGCTCCTGAAACTAAAGATAATGACTTTACCTGGAAAGATTTCCAGGCAAGAAATAATAATGAACTGGTAGCCATCTTCGGAAACTTCATTAACCGGGTGGTGGTTCTAACCAATAAATATTACAACGGAATTGTTCCAGAACCGGGAACTTATTCTGAAGTTGATGAAAAGACAGTTGCTGAACTAAAAGCATATCCTTCGGTTATCGCAAGTTCGATCGAAAGATACAGGTTTAGAGAAGCCCAGGGAGAATTGATGAACCTGGCCAGGCTGGGTAATAAATATCTTGCTGATGAGGAGCCTTGGAAATTGATCAAGACCGATGAGGAAAGGGTGAAAACCATTATGTATGTAGCACTTCAGATCGCTTCTGCCCTATCTATCATTAGTGAACCTTTCTTACCATTCACCTCAGCGAAACTGAAAAAGATGCTGAATCATGTGGATGAGAATTCAGATAATACACCAGACTGGGATATTATCGGAACCAAAGAGGCATTGATCCCTGCAGGGCATCAAATTGGAAAAGCCGAATTGTTATTCAGCAAGATCGAGGATGAACAAATGGAAAAACAACTGGAAAAATTAGAAGCTACGAAAACTGCGAATGCTATGGAAGATCAAAAAGCAGAACCTCAGAAAGAGATCGCTACTTTTGAAGATTTCACCAAAATGGATCTTCGCGTAGGAACCATCATCGAAGCTGAAAAAATGCCAAAAACCAAAAAATTAATGGTTTTAAAGGTTGATACGGGCATCGATAAAAGAACCGTTGTTTCTGGAATTGCCGAGCACTTTAAGGCCGAAGATATCATCGGTAAGAAAGTAACCGTCCTGGTAAACCTTGCTCCAAGAAAATTACGCGGAGTAGAAAGTGAAGGAATGATCTTAATGACCGAAAACGCGGAAGGAAAACTGGTATTTGTTAATCCGGATGAAGACGGTGTAAAAAACGGAACTACGATAAATTAA
- a CDS encoding YraN family protein, with product MADHNELGRKGEDLAVEYLLLKEFEILERNYRHQKAEIDIIAKRGNTLIAAEVKTRSTPEFGNPQDFVKPKQIQQLVKAMNHYVEESGLDVDVRFDIIAIVKNKSGQKIEHIQDAFLYF from the coding sequence ATGGCAGATCATAACGAACTTGGAAGAAAAGGGGAGGACCTGGCCGTGGAATATCTTCTATTGAAGGAATTCGAGATATTAGAAAGGAACTATAGACACCAGAAGGCTGAAATAGATATTATCGCCAAAAGGGGGAACACGCTTATCGCCGCTGAGGTGAAGACCAGGAGTACTCCAGAATTCGGGAATCCGCAGGATTTTGTGAAACCAAAACAAATTCAGCAACTGGTAAAGGCCATGAATCATTATGTTGAAGAATCTGGCCTGGATGTAGATGTTAGATTTGATATCATTGCCATTGTAAAAAATAAGTCAGGTCAGAAAATTGAACATATTCAGGATGCATTCCTATATTTCTAA
- a CDS encoding prolyl oligopeptidase family serine peptidase: MKYFASVLFILSGMNIYCQKTYDYPDAPKDTTANTYFQETIEDPYQWMEDPDHPDLQNWLEEQEKLTKAQSSKQTRVWDLRSQIASMYHNVRREKTDDYVELDSKFEAKFDTKTDWNPYTGSMDFLYKFKDKKNWKKLINGKELAENNSDHILYGSTSINESENLLAIAVSLNGSDWAKGYIYDLTTGTQFPYVLENIRTGANFEWNGRDLYYPAYNKPEKGRELLDKAKGQVLYKLSLKENQATPETVYKNPDTTGTNGFRYDIENEQLRLYHSIKSRGTWYRAISIADLNKENFQPRRFLVYPSDDKTELKIIHTKNDSIFLRTNIGAPNGKVLLANLNTPNKLSEFIPEYDINLHYVNKLGKDKLACVYRKDGQNIALIHNMQGELLRKIDFPKGKKLNHFYEASDEAEITNFSISSFYHPNTQYQLNLNTLEFKPTESLSVPYDIENLETRYVTYTSKDGTEIDMYITCDKNTVLDGNNPVLMYGYGGYGKTVEPFFRNTTGLLLAHGGIMAVPNIRGGGANGSDWAAAGRRLNKQKAIEDFIAAGEYLINNKYTSPDKLVISGGSHGALLVEASAIQRPDLFKAVIAEAGPYDMLRFNLFTVGGVSLNLNEFGSPENPEDYKNLKAYSPLHNITKGERYPNTLLITGDTDDRVPPLHTYKFLAKLQELADPSGLYHLYVTPGSGHGGALSPEDNTDKLLYQYYFMFDQMGIEL, encoded by the coding sequence ATGAAATATTTTGCCTCCGTGTTATTCATTTTATCGGGAATGAATATCTATTGCCAGAAAACCTATGATTATCCCGACGCTCCAAAAGATACAACTGCCAACACCTATTTTCAGGAAACCATTGAGGATCCTTATCAATGGATGGAAGATCCAGACCATCCAGATCTACAGAACTGGCTGGAAGAACAGGAAAAGCTTACTAAAGCTCAATCCAGTAAACAAACCAGGGTATGGGATCTTAGATCTCAAATTGCATCAATGTACCATAATGTAAGAAGGGAAAAGACGGATGATTATGTAGAACTTGATTCAAAATTTGAAGCTAAATTCGACACTAAAACGGATTGGAATCCCTATACCGGATCGATGGATTTCCTATATAAATTTAAAGATAAAAAGAACTGGAAAAAGCTCATTAACGGGAAAGAATTAGCCGAAAATAATTCGGATCATATTCTTTACGGTAGCACGAGCATTAATGAAAGTGAGAATCTCTTGGCTATCGCGGTTTCATTAAATGGAAGTGACTGGGCAAAAGGATATATTTATGATCTAACTACCGGAACTCAATTTCCCTATGTTCTGGAAAATATTAGGACTGGAGCAAACTTTGAATGGAATGGCAGGGATCTTTATTATCCGGCATATAATAAACCGGAAAAAGGCAGAGAACTTCTGGATAAAGCGAAAGGTCAGGTTTTATATAAGCTCTCTTTAAAGGAAAACCAGGCAACACCGGAAACCGTTTATAAAAATCCGGATACTACCGGGACTAATGGTTTTAGATATGATATCGAGAACGAACAGTTGAGGTTATATCATTCTATTAAATCGCGGGGAACCTGGTACCGGGCTATTTCAATTGCCGATCTTAATAAAGAAAATTTTCAACCTAGAAGATTTCTCGTTTATCCTTCAGATGATAAAACAGAACTAAAGATTATCCACACCAAAAATGATTCTATTTTCCTAAGGACCAACATAGGTGCTCCAAACGGAAAAGTCCTTCTGGCCAATTTGAACACTCCTAATAAGCTAAGTGAATTCATTCCCGAATACGACATCAACCTGCATTACGTGAATAAGCTGGGAAAAGATAAACTTGCCTGTGTATATAGGAAAGATGGTCAGAACATCGCTCTTATTCATAACATGCAGGGGGAACTGCTACGTAAGATAGATTTCCCGAAGGGTAAGAAATTGAATCATTTTTATGAAGCATCAGATGAAGCAGAGATCACCAATTTTAGTATTAGTTCCTTTTATCATCCAAACACACAGTATCAATTAAATCTAAATACACTCGAATTTAAACCTACAGAATCACTTTCTGTTCCATATGATATCGAAAATCTGGAAACAAGATATGTCACCTATACCTCAAAAGATGGGACGGAAATAGACATGTATATCACCTGTGATAAAAATACGGTACTAGATGGTAATAATCCTGTACTGATGTATGGTTACGGAGGCTACGGAAAAACAGTAGAGCCTTTCTTCAGAAATACTACCGGACTTTTACTTGCTCATGGGGGTATTATGGCTGTACCTAATATAAGAGGTGGTGGCGCCAATGGAAGCGATTGGGCTGCAGCCGGGAGAAGGCTTAACAAGCAAAAAGCAATAGAAGATTTTATCGCAGCAGGGGAATATTTAATAAATAACAAATACACCAGTCCAGATAAACTGGTTATTTCAGGCGGATCTCATGGCGCCTTACTGGTGGAAGCCTCAGCAATACAACGTCCAGATCTGTTCAAAGCCGTTATCGCGGAAGCCGGCCCTTACGATATGCTACGCTTTAACTTATTCACTGTAGGTGGAGTTAGTCTCAATCTTAATGAGTTTGGGTCTCCAGAAAATCCGGAAGATTATAAAAATTTGAAAGCTTATTCCCCTCTTCATAATATCACTAAAGGAGAGAGATATCCAAATACCCTTTTAATAACCGGAGATACAGATGATAGGGTACCACCGCTGCATACCTATAAATTTCTGGCAAAATTACAGGAGCTTGCAGATCCTTCTGGCCTTTATCATTTATATGTTACTCCCGGCTCAGGCCATGGCGGCGCGCTATCTCCAGAAGATAATACAGATAAGCTATTATACCAGTACTACTTTATGTTCGATCAAATGGGAATTGAACTTTAA
- a CDS encoding M13 family metallopeptidase: protein MKKINRILFVSVLGAGLFTACNDDKKVEEKEEIHGINLAYMDTTTTPQEDFFRYVNGAWLDSTEIPNDRTRWGSFDELRQRTDEDALALLEKTAESDSLDASTDQGKAVFLYKSIMDTVTRNEQGVEPVKPYLAKIDKIQSKEDLQAFLVEMSEYGSAGFFSFGVGADSKNSDMNAAYLNPSGLGLPERDYYLLDDSDSKDTRKKYKEYISDMLQYIDYTEEDAKKAAETILAFETRLAEPRLDKVERRDARKTYNPMTVAELQKITPAMQWNSYFEGIGAKDLDTIIVSQPEYMKALQDLLAENSVEDWKTYLKWDLFNSAASSLSTDLEKESWEFYSKTLRGAKEQRPRNERALSTINGVLGEALGKLYVEKHFPPQAKETAKEMVDNILKAYENRINNLSWMSEDTKKKALEKLGTFNVKIGYPDTWKDYSELEIQSPEEGGSYFQNMLNAQKWRVAENMADLGEPVDKTEWFMSPQTVNAYYNPRYNEIVFPAAILQPPFYDYKADAAVNYGGIGAVIGHEISHGFDDSGARFDAEGNLNNWWTEKDLEQFEGLGSELAEQYSAIEVLDSVYINGKFTLGENIGDLGGVNAAYDGLQIHLNENGNPGEIDGFTPEQRFFLSWATVWRTKMREEALRNRIKTDSHSPGMYRAYVPLQNIDAWYDAFVIKEGDPMYVKPEERVRIW from the coding sequence ATGAAAAAAATAAACAGAATTCTTTTTGTATCTGTTCTTGGAGCAGGCCTTTTTACGGCTTGTAACGATGACAAGAAAGTTGAAGAGAAAGAAGAGATCCATGGGATTAACCTTGCCTATATGGATACTACCACTACTCCTCAGGAAGACTTTTTCCGTTATGTGAATGGAGCCTGGTTGGACAGTACAGAGATTCCTAATGATCGTACCAGATGGGGAAGTTTTGACGAATTACGCCAGAGAACAGATGAAGATGCCCTTGCCCTTTTAGAAAAAACCGCTGAAAGCGATAGTCTTGATGCGTCTACAGATCAGGGAAAAGCGGTCTTTCTTTACAAAAGTATAATGGATACCGTGACACGAAATGAGCAGGGAGTTGAACCTGTGAAACCTTACCTGGCAAAAATAGATAAGATCCAGTCTAAAGAAGATCTTCAGGCTTTTCTTGTTGAAATGAGCGAATATGGTAGTGCAGGATTTTTCTCTTTTGGAGTTGGTGCAGATAGCAAGAATTCAGATATGAATGCTGCTTACCTTAATCCATCTGGATTAGGCCTTCCAGAAAGAGATTATTACCTGCTGGACGATTCAGATTCGAAGGATACCAGAAAAAAATATAAGGAATATATTTCAGACATGCTTCAGTATATAGACTATACCGAAGAGGATGCAAAAAAAGCTGCTGAGACCATTCTTGCATTTGAAACTAGACTTGCAGAGCCTCGTTTAGACAAGGTAGAGCGCCGTGATGCGCGTAAAACCTACAACCCAATGACGGTTGCAGAATTACAAAAGATCACTCCGGCCATGCAATGGAATTCATACTTTGAAGGAATTGGAGCGAAAGATCTTGATACGATCATCGTTTCACAGCCAGAATATATGAAAGCTCTGCAGGACCTTCTTGCTGAAAATTCTGTTGAAGACTGGAAAACATACCTTAAATGGGACCTTTTCAACAGTGCGGCTTCCTCACTATCTACAGATCTTGAAAAAGAATCATGGGAATTCTATAGCAAGACCCTTCGTGGAGCTAAAGAACAAAGACCTCGTAATGAAAGAGCTTTAAGCACTATTAATGGTGTTCTTGGTGAAGCTCTTGGTAAGCTTTATGTAGAAAAGCACTTCCCTCCACAAGCTAAGGAAACGGCAAAGGAAATGGTGGACAATATTCTAAAAGCTTACGAGAACAGGATCAATAACCTAAGCTGGATGAGCGAAGACACTAAGAAAAAAGCTCTTGAAAAACTTGGTACTTTCAATGTGAAAATAGGTTATCCTGACACGTGGAAAGATTATAGCGAACTTGAGATCCAGAGCCCTGAAGAAGGTGGTTCTTATTTCCAGAACATGCTGAACGCACAGAAATGGAGAGTAGCTGAAAACATGGCAGATCTTGGTGAGCCGGTAGATAAGACCGAGTGGTTTATGTCTCCGCAAACTGTGAACGCGTATTACAATCCACGTTACAACGAGATCGTATTCCCGGCAGCTATCCTACAGCCGCCTTTCTACGATTATAAAGCCGATGCTGCCGTAAACTATGGTGGAATTGGAGCTGTAATTGGTCATGAGATCTCTCACGGATTTGATGATAGCGGTGCTCGTTTCGACGCTGAAGGAAACCTGAACAACTGGTGGACAGAGAAAGATCTTGAGCAGTTTGAAGGACTTGGTAGTGAACTTGCCGAGCAGTACAGCGCAATAGAAGTACTGGACAGTGTTTACATCAACGGTAAATTCACCTTAGGTGAAAATATTGGAGATCTTGGTGGTGTGAATGCAGCTTATGATGGTCTGCAGATCCACTTAAATGAAAACGGTAATCCTGGAGAGATCGATGGATTTACTCCAGAGCAACGTTTCTTCCTTTCATGGGCAACAGTTTGGAGAACAAAAATGAGAGAAGAAGCCTTGAGAAACAGGATCAAAACAGACTCACATTCTCCGGGAATGTACAGAGCTTATGTGCCACTTCAGAATATAGATGCGTGGTATGACGCTTTCGTAATTAAAGAAGGTGACCCTATGTATGTGAAGCCTGAAGAAAGAGTTAGGATCTGGTAA
- a CDS encoding nuclear transport factor 2 family protein, which yields MNRSTILSVFALLLFSLSGMHAQVKNTEQNINAVKKKVTKTVDKWHEAAAKVDFEDYFDLMTNDAIFIGTDATENWNLPEFKKFSKPYFDAGKAWSFTPVERNIYVHENLRVAWFDELLDTHMGICRGSGVLTKENSKWKISHYVLSIAIPNDNVDEITEIKAAFDKDLIQKLKNN from the coding sequence ATGAATAGATCGACAATTTTAAGCGTTTTCGCTTTACTACTTTTTTCCCTTTCAGGAATGCATGCACAGGTTAAAAATACTGAGCAAAACATCAATGCGGTTAAAAAAAAAGTTACCAAAACTGTCGATAAATGGCATGAAGCCGCAGCAAAAGTTGATTTTGAAGATTACTTTGATCTAATGACCAATGATGCCATTTTTATTGGCACCGATGCTACCGAGAACTGGAACCTGCCGGAATTCAAAAAATTCTCGAAACCTTATTTTGACGCTGGTAAAGCATGGAGCTTTACTCCTGTAGAACGAAATATCTATGTTCATGAAAACCTAAGGGTCGCCTGGTTCGATGAATTGCTGGACACGCACATGGGCATATGCAGAGGATCTGGCGTACTCACCAAAGAAAATAGTAAATGGAAAATCAGTCACTATGTACTTTCAATTGCTATTCCTAATGACAATGTAGATGAGATCACTGAAATTAAAGCTGCGTTTGATAAGGATCTCATTCAAAAATTAAAGAACAACTAA
- a CDS encoding NAD-dependent epimerase/dehydratase family protein — MAGRILIIGACGQIGTELTLKLREIHGNDQVVASDIREGAEELMQSGPFEILNATDEAHIKEIVEKYEVKEVYLMAAMLSATAEKAPMKAWDLNMDSLFHILNLAKDGKIDKIFWPSSIAVFGPSTPKDQTPQTTVMEPTTVYGISKQTGERWCEYYFRKFGVDVRSIRYPGIISYKTLPGGGTTDYAIEIFHEAIKNSKYTSFLAKDAALPMMYMDDAIKATVDIMEAPAEKVKVRSSYNLAAISFTPEILADEIKKHINDFEITYEPDFRQNIAESWPSSIDDSSAREDWGWTHDFDLDKMTTTMLEGVGKTLKEKA; from the coding sequence ATGGCCGGAAGGATTTTGATAATCGGTGCCTGCGGACAAATTGGTACTGAACTTACGCTGAAGTTAAGAGAAATACACGGGAATGACCAGGTGGTCGCCAGTGATATTAGAGAAGGAGCAGAAGAATTGATGCAATCGGGTCCATTCGAAATATTAAATGCTACAGATGAAGCTCATATAAAGGAGATCGTAGAAAAGTATGAAGTGAAGGAGGTTTACCTGATGGCTGCCATGCTTAGCGCTACTGCTGAAAAAGCTCCAATGAAGGCCTGGGATCTTAATATGGATTCACTTTTTCATATCCTGAATCTGGCCAAAGATGGAAAGATCGATAAAATATTCTGGCCTTCTAGTATAGCGGTTTTTGGTCCCAGTACTCCTAAAGATCAGACTCCTCAAACCACGGTTATGGAACCTACGACCGTTTATGGAATAAGTAAACAAACCGGGGAAAGATGGTGTGAGTATTATTTCAGAAAATTTGGTGTAGATGTAAGAAGTATAAGGTATCCCGGAATTATTAGTTATAAAACACTGCCAGGTGGAGGAACAACAGATTACGCAATCGAGATCTTTCACGAAGCTATAAAGAATTCAAAATATACCAGTTTCCTGGCTAAAGACGCTGCGTTGCCTATGATGTATATGGACGATGCAATAAAGGCGACCGTAGATATTATGGAGGCGCCTGCGGAAAAGGTTAAAGTTAGATCTTCCTATAACCTGGCCGCGATAAGTTTTACTCCTGAAATCCTTGCGGACGAGATCAAAAAACATATCAATGATTTTGAAATCACTTATGAACCTGATTTCAGACAGAATATCGCTGAATCCTGGCCTTCTAGTATAGATGATAGCTCTGCCAGAGAAGATTGGGGATGGACGCATGATTTTGATCTTGATAAAATGACCACGACCATGCTGGAAGGGGTTGGAAAGACTCTTAAAGAAAAAGCATAA
- a CDS encoding cold shock domain-containing protein has product MQGTVKFFNESKGYGFITNDDTKRDIFVHITGLNGETIQEGDRVEYEETEGRKGVNATEVRVIE; this is encoded by the coding sequence ATGCAAGGCACAGTAAAATTTTTCAATGAATCTAAAGGTTATGGATTCATTACCAACGACGACACTAAAAGAGACATTTTCGTACACATCACCGGTTTAAATGGAGAAACCATCCAGGAAGGTGACCGCGTTGAGTACGAGGAAACAGAAGGAAGAAAAGGAGTGAATGCTACGGAAGTACGCGTGATCGAATAA